A single window of Malus sylvestris chromosome 5, drMalSylv7.2, whole genome shotgun sequence DNA harbors:
- the LOC126621302 gene encoding G2/mitotic-specific cyclin-2-like isoform X1, whose amino-acid sequence MGSKENNPALVRPSNFQGPRMGGSKFVKEVGPNHRPALRDVHNITRKECSRKDAAECKKNVPDLPHRPVTRRFAQLLQQQPKETKEVTVSSFAANPKAVQDVNQEAKKLSSYTANSSGLVDCEIIDVENIEDEACDAHVPMFVKHTEAMLDEIDRMEEDETLEVEDPIMDIDSSSSKDPLNVVEYIDDIYAHYRKSEKSSSVSPSYMAHQPDINEKMRAILIDWLIEVHYKFELMDETLFLTVNLIDRFLERQMVIRKKLQLVGVTAMLLACKYEEVSVPIVEDFVLISDKAYSRKDVLDMEKSMVNSLQFNFSVPTVYVFMRRFLKAAHSEKKLELLSFFLIELCLVEYEMLRFPPSMLAAAAIYTAQCTLSRFKQWSKTSEWYTNYSEDELLECSRMMVTFHQKAETAKLTGVHRKYSTWKFGYAAKAQPAEFLLDH is encoded by the exons ATGGGATCAAAGGAGAACAACCCAGCTCTAGTTAGGCCCTCAAATTTCCAAG GTCCAAGAATGGGGGGTTCCAAGTTTGTGAAGGAGGTTGGACCGAATCATCGACCAGCACTAAGGGATGTCCATAACATCACCAGAAAAGAATGTTCTAG GAAAGATGCTGCGGAATGTAAGAAAAATGTGCCAGATCTGCCACATAGACCAGTGACAAG GAGGTTTGCACAATTGCTCCAGCAGCAGCCAAAG GAAACCAAGGAAGTGACTGTGAGTTCATTTGCTGCAAATCCGAAAGCTGTGCAGGACGTTAATCAGGAAGCTAAGAAACTGAGCTCGTATACTGCAAATTCTAGTGGTTTAGTGGATTGTGAAATTATAGATGTGGAGAACATTGAGGATGAGGCTTGTGATGCTCATGTACCAATGTTTGTTAAGCACACCGAAGCTATGCTAGATGAAATCGATAGGATG GAAGAGGATGAAACTCTGGAGGTTGAGGACCCCATTATGGATATCGACAGCAGCAGCTCAAAGGATCCGCTTAATGTTGTTGAGTACATAGATGACATCTATGCTCACTACAGGAAATCTGAG AAGTCAAGCTCTGTCTCCCCAAGTTACATGGCTCACCAACCTGACATCAATGAGAAAATGAGGGCAATTCTCATTGACTGGCTTATTGAG GTCCACTACAAGTTTGAGCTTATGGATGAGACACTATTCCTTACTGTAAATCTTATAGACAGGTTCTTAGAGCGCCAAATGGTGATCAGAAAGAAGCTTCAGTTGGTTGGTGTGACAGCCATGCTACTAGCTTGCAAGTATGAGGAGGTTTCTGTCCCAATTGTGGAGGATTTTGTTCTGATATCAGATAAGGCATATTCACGGAAAgatgtgcttgatatggagaAATCAATGGTGAACAGCTTACAATTCAACTTCTCTGTTCCAACCGTGTATGTGTTCATGAGGCGATTCCTCAAGGCAGCTCATTCAGAGAAAAAG CTTGAGCTTCTGTCCTTCTTCCTCATTGAGCTATGCCTGGTGGAGTACGAAATGCTCAGGTTCCCCCCTTCTATGCTAGCTGCTGCCGCAATTTATACTGCTCAATGTACTCTGTCCCGGTTCAAGCAGTGGAGCAAGACTAGTGAGTGGTATACGAATTACTCAGAAGATGAACTCCT AGAATGCTCGAGGATGATGGTTACGTTTCATCAGAAGGCTGAAACTGCAAAACTCACTGGAGTGCACCGGAAGTACAGCACATGGAAGTTTGGCTATGCAGCTAAAGCTCAACCAGCTGAGTTCCTCTTGGATCACTGA
- the LOC126621302 gene encoding G2/mitotic-specific cyclin-2-like isoform X2: protein MGSKENNPALVRPSNFQGPRMGGSKFVKEVGPNHRPALRDVHNITRKECSRKDAAECKKNVPDLPHRPVTRRFAQLLQQQPKETKEVTVSSFAANPKAVQDVNQEAKKLSSYTANSSGLVDCEIIDVENIEDEACDAHVPMFVKHTEAMLDEIDRMEEDETLEVEDPIMDIDSSSSKDPLNVVEYIDDIYAHYRKSESSSVSPSYMAHQPDINEKMRAILIDWLIEVHYKFELMDETLFLTVNLIDRFLERQMVIRKKLQLVGVTAMLLACKYEEVSVPIVEDFVLISDKAYSRKDVLDMEKSMVNSLQFNFSVPTVYVFMRRFLKAAHSEKKLELLSFFLIELCLVEYEMLRFPPSMLAAAAIYTAQCTLSRFKQWSKTSEWYTNYSEDELLECSRMMVTFHQKAETAKLTGVHRKYSTWKFGYAAKAQPAEFLLDH, encoded by the exons ATGGGATCAAAGGAGAACAACCCAGCTCTAGTTAGGCCCTCAAATTTCCAAG GTCCAAGAATGGGGGGTTCCAAGTTTGTGAAGGAGGTTGGACCGAATCATCGACCAGCACTAAGGGATGTCCATAACATCACCAGAAAAGAATGTTCTAG GAAAGATGCTGCGGAATGTAAGAAAAATGTGCCAGATCTGCCACATAGACCAGTGACAAG GAGGTTTGCACAATTGCTCCAGCAGCAGCCAAAG GAAACCAAGGAAGTGACTGTGAGTTCATTTGCTGCAAATCCGAAAGCTGTGCAGGACGTTAATCAGGAAGCTAAGAAACTGAGCTCGTATACTGCAAATTCTAGTGGTTTAGTGGATTGTGAAATTATAGATGTGGAGAACATTGAGGATGAGGCTTGTGATGCTCATGTACCAATGTTTGTTAAGCACACCGAAGCTATGCTAGATGAAATCGATAGGATG GAAGAGGATGAAACTCTGGAGGTTGAGGACCCCATTATGGATATCGACAGCAGCAGCTCAAAGGATCCGCTTAATGTTGTTGAGTACATAGATGACATCTATGCTCACTACAGGAAATCTGAG TCAAGCTCTGTCTCCCCAAGTTACATGGCTCACCAACCTGACATCAATGAGAAAATGAGGGCAATTCTCATTGACTGGCTTATTGAG GTCCACTACAAGTTTGAGCTTATGGATGAGACACTATTCCTTACTGTAAATCTTATAGACAGGTTCTTAGAGCGCCAAATGGTGATCAGAAAGAAGCTTCAGTTGGTTGGTGTGACAGCCATGCTACTAGCTTGCAAGTATGAGGAGGTTTCTGTCCCAATTGTGGAGGATTTTGTTCTGATATCAGATAAGGCATATTCACGGAAAgatgtgcttgatatggagaAATCAATGGTGAACAGCTTACAATTCAACTTCTCTGTTCCAACCGTGTATGTGTTCATGAGGCGATTCCTCAAGGCAGCTCATTCAGAGAAAAAG CTTGAGCTTCTGTCCTTCTTCCTCATTGAGCTATGCCTGGTGGAGTACGAAATGCTCAGGTTCCCCCCTTCTATGCTAGCTGCTGCCGCAATTTATACTGCTCAATGTACTCTGTCCCGGTTCAAGCAGTGGAGCAAGACTAGTGAGTGGTATACGAATTACTCAGAAGATGAACTCCT AGAATGCTCGAGGATGATGGTTACGTTTCATCAGAAGGCTGAAACTGCAAAACTCACTGGAGTGCACCGGAAGTACAGCACATGGAAGTTTGGCTATGCAGCTAAAGCTCAACCAGCTGAGTTCCTCTTGGATCACTGA